In Bradysia coprophila strain Holo2 unplaced genomic scaffold, BU_Bcop_v1 contig_358, whole genome shotgun sequence, one DNA window encodes the following:
- the LOC119081488 gene encoding larval cuticle protein LCP-17-like: protein MRSKLVTILLTLSVSLVASINKPQLDLLAPFSSNEVQPQVKAEGRSSPQSPVTKTVYPDVSKLPLQNVNSFSQGRSAESQSTDAAAQILRSESVLNVDGSYQYLFETDNGLNVKEEGQPKEIPGSNDLAMQVQGGYQYTAPDGEVISMNYIANENGFQPTGDHIPTPPPVPELIQRALNYLLAHPPQNQQ, encoded by the exons ATGAGATCGAAATTG GTTACTATACTTCTCACTTTGTCTGTCTCTCTGGTTGCGTCAATTAATAAACCACAATTAGACCTGCTGGCACCATTCAGCAGTAATGAAGTCCAGCCACAAGTTAAAGCAGAAGGTAGATCAAGTCCGCAAAGTCCAGTGACGAAAACCGTGTACCCAGATGTCTCGAAACTTCCattacaaaatgtgaattcattttcgcaaGGACGTTCTGCCGAATCACAGTCAACTGATGCTGCGGCACAAATACTGCGGAGTGAAAGTGTATTAAACGTAGACGGATCATACCAATATTTGTTCGAAACGGATAATGGATTAAATGTAAAGGAAGAAGGACAACCAAAGGAGATACCTGGAAGTAATGATCTTGCTATGCAAGTGCAGGGCGGATATCAGTATACGGCACCCGATGGCGAAGTGATTAGTATGAACTATATTGCCAATGAAAATGGATTTCAACCTACG gGCGATCATATACCCACACCACCGCCCGTTCCCGAATTAATACAGAGAGCATTGAACTATCTGCTAGCTCACCCTCCGCAAAACCAACAATAG